Proteins from one Mesorhizobium sp. AR10 genomic window:
- a CDS encoding type II toxin-antitoxin system HipA family toxin produces MPLHLVGENIDKTRSHYQAETGKLVQLMRGIYVDAGEDIEATALKHAVRIAKYLYPNAYLSAASAVLLGPTRDGRLFLSGRRIQRTRIRLLEIIQNAAPDHPSVAAAIVDDGMGEFRIDVSSMRQRFLEAFRLRSEHAASIDETMRETIANRLIEEYGSAQGAADAIWSLARENKWYREGEHAERFLLRRPAPAEAARNEAALDLIVAWHGAPLGNLTHDGFEWRWNPNDQDGPPLVRQTTPGKLPPFILSLLPEGWLESVLNDRDERAMLRSGKRYMSNITIVERANDLAALPPDILLTRLSGFTKNSLFTGQYAGPGRGDLEQSFERNLAQIFERTDTPRLSGVQIKAPMFLDADGTLSPSTGKPFTHILKPAGTSGFEALPVIEWQSLALGRRSGFTTAPTALVPMPDGMPPALVVERFDITTSLDDKHLLALEDFCSVLGVPTEAKYDGTMERIARALRPLSTAPEEDVLLVLKRSLFAWLIADGDMHLKNMALLKIAEPGSAQFSSVRMAPLYDAVTTRVFPRLERDRMALKLNGKDDRLRRADFKTFASTAGLKAAEADNAIDDLVAALSHALDHLELPSPLSDGSQGAKMAEQMRAIVRERIEGFA; encoded by the coding sequence ATGCCCCTGCACCTAGTTGGAGAGAACATCGACAAAACCCGCAGCCACTATCAGGCTGAGACGGGCAAACTCGTCCAGCTGATGCGCGGCATCTACGTCGATGCCGGGGAGGATATCGAGGCGACGGCACTCAAGCATGCCGTCCGCATCGCAAAATATCTCTACCCCAACGCCTACCTGTCAGCGGCGAGCGCTGTCCTTCTCGGGCCAACCCGCGACGGCCGCCTGTTCCTAAGCGGGCGGCGGATACAGCGCACGCGCATCCGCTTGCTCGAAATCATCCAGAACGCGGCTCCCGATCATCCATCTGTGGCCGCGGCGATTGTTGATGACGGCATGGGAGAATTCCGGATCGACGTTTCCTCAATGCGCCAACGCTTCCTCGAAGCCTTCCGTCTGCGCAGCGAGCACGCGGCATCCATCGACGAAACGATGCGCGAGACAATCGCGAACCGCCTCATCGAAGAGTACGGCAGCGCCCAGGGTGCGGCCGATGCCATATGGTCACTTGCCCGCGAAAATAAGTGGTATCGCGAAGGTGAGCATGCCGAGCGCTTCCTGCTCCGGCGTCCCGCGCCAGCGGAAGCAGCGCGCAACGAGGCCGCACTTGATTTGATTGTCGCATGGCACGGCGCGCCCCTGGGCAACCTCACTCATGACGGTTTTGAATGGCGCTGGAATCCCAACGATCAGGACGGCCCGCCGCTCGTCCGCCAGACCACGCCGGGTAAACTCCCGCCCTTCATTTTGTCGCTGCTGCCCGAAGGCTGGCTTGAGTCAGTCTTGAACGACCGCGACGAGCGCGCGATGCTGCGCTCGGGCAAGCGCTACATGTCGAACATCACGATCGTTGAGCGCGCGAACGATCTCGCCGCCCTGCCGCCTGACATACTGCTGACCCGGCTCAGTGGCTTCACTAAGAACTCTCTATTCACTGGCCAGTATGCCGGGCCGGGCCGCGGCGACCTGGAGCAAAGCTTCGAACGCAATCTCGCACAGATATTCGAGCGCACCGATACACCCCGCTTGTCGGGTGTCCAGATCAAAGCGCCAATGTTCCTCGATGCGGATGGCACCTTGTCGCCCAGCACCGGCAAACCCTTCACCCATATCCTCAAACCTGCTGGCACGAGCGGATTTGAGGCTCTGCCGGTTATTGAATGGCAGTCGCTCGCGTTGGGCCGCCGATCCGGTTTCACAACGGCCCCGACCGCACTCGTTCCCATGCCTGACGGGATGCCGCCCGCGCTCGTGGTTGAGCGGTTCGACATCACGACGAGCCTTGATGACAAGCATCTTCTTGCGCTTGAGGATTTCTGTTCCGTGCTGGGTGTGCCCACCGAAGCAAAATACGACGGCACGATGGAGCGCATCGCGCGGGCTCTGAGACCTCTATCAACCGCCCCGGAAGAGGATGTTCTGCTTGTGCTGAAGCGATCCCTGTTCGCCTGGCTGATCGCCGATGGCGACATGCATCTTAAGAACATGGCGCTCCTCAAGATCGCAGAGCCGGGCAGCGCGCAATTCAGCTCGGTTCGCATGGCACCGCTCTACGATGCTGTCACGACCCGCGTGTTTCCACGTCTCGAAAGAGACCGGATGGCGCTCAAACTGAACGGCAAGGACGATCGTCTGCGCCGCGCCGACTTCAAGACGTTCGCCAGCACTGCAGGCCTCAAGGCTGCCGAAGCAGACAACGCAATTGACGATCTTGTCGCCGCTCTTTCGCACGCACTCGATCACCTAGAATTGCCATCGCCTCTATCAGACGGGTCTCAAGGCGCGAAGATGGCGGAGCAAATGCGCGCGATTGTCCGCGAACGTATCGAAGGGTTTGCGTAG
- a CDS encoding IS110 family transposase: protein MKDTMIGVDLAKNVYQLHGASMTGQVKFRRKLLRGQFLRFMESQPAAVVVMEACGSAHHWARELVNLGHEVKLIAPQYVRPFVKRQKNDAADAEAIVTAAQRPEMRFVEPKSADQQAKGILFRARERIVHQRTELVNALRAVLYEYGHVVPLGIGHLKRIDAIVEDVSVVLPELVREECRDLLVQIAEKTTRIEDKTRKIVELAKQDDKAKRLQTMPGVGPMIAMAIEAFAPAMESFRSGRDFAAWLGLVPRQFSSGGKERLGKVSKAGQADICRLLIIGAMVRVNWASRKPPAQGSWLARMITRKPRMLVAIALANKMARRMWAMLTKQEDYRDPVLTAMT from the coding sequence ATGAAAGATACAATGATCGGGGTCGATCTAGCAAAGAATGTCTACCAGCTTCACGGAGCGTCGATGACGGGCCAGGTAAAGTTTCGCCGGAAGTTGCTGCGCGGACAGTTTCTGCGCTTCATGGAAAGCCAGCCTGCGGCTGTCGTTGTCATGGAGGCCTGTGGTAGCGCCCATCATTGGGCACGCGAATTGGTCAATCTTGGGCATGAGGTCAAGTTGATCGCACCGCAATATGTGCGCCCCTTCGTCAAGCGCCAGAAGAATGATGCCGCTGACGCCGAAGCCATCGTCACCGCCGCGCAGCGCCCTGAGATGCGATTCGTGGAACCGAAAAGCGCGGATCAACAGGCAAAGGGGATTCTCTTTCGAGCCCGGGAGCGCATTGTCCATCAGCGTACGGAACTGGTGAATGCATTGCGTGCCGTGCTCTACGAATATGGTCACGTTGTCCCTCTGGGGATCGGGCATCTCAAGCGCATTGACGCGATCGTCGAGGATGTCAGTGTTGTTCTCCCGGAACTCGTGCGGGAAGAATGCCGTGATCTTCTGGTTCAAATCGCGGAAAAGACGACCAGGATCGAAGACAAGACGCGGAAGATCGTCGAGCTTGCCAAGCAAGACGATAAGGCGAAGCGACTTCAGACCATGCCGGGTGTAGGGCCGATGATAGCAATGGCCATCGAGGCATTTGCTCCCGCGATGGAAAGCTTCCGAAGCGGTCGTGATTTTGCGGCATGGCTAGGACTTGTTCCCCGGCAATTCTCATCGGGGGGCAAGGAAAGACTCGGCAAGGTATCGAAGGCAGGACAAGCCGATATTTGCCGATTGCTGATCATCGGTGCAATGGTCCGCGTGAATTGGGCGAGCAGAAAGCCTCCGGCGCAGGGTTCCTGGCTGGCGCGGATGATAACGAGGAAGCCACGGATGTTGGTCGCGATCGCACTGGCGAACAAGATGGCCCGAAGAATGTGGGCCATGCTGACGAAACAAGAGGATTATCGAGATCCGGTGTTAACCGCCATGACATGA
- a CDS encoding response regulator, producing the protein MSNINRNMIAVVDDDEDARKALNFLLDALGRSAEGFSSGADLLNAELENFDHIILDQHMPRMTGLQLMSILRSSQINTPVMLMSGNLTDEVVAAAEALGAKVTEKPLSLEVLAAFLDKEEM; encoded by the coding sequence ATGAGTAATATCAATCGGAACATGATTGCCGTTGTGGACGATGACGAGGACGCTCGGAAGGCGCTCAACTTTCTTCTCGATGCGCTCGGGCGGTCTGCGGAAGGCTTCTCTTCAGGCGCGGACCTCCTCAACGCTGAGCTGGAGAATTTTGACCATATTATCCTAGATCAGCATATGCCCAGGATGACCGGCTTGCAGCTAATGAGCATCCTCCGCTCGTCGCAAATCAATACCCCGGTCATGTTGATGAGCGGCAATCTGACCGACGAGGTGGTCGCGGCGGCCGAAGCCCTTGGCGCCAAAGTCACCGAGAAGCCACTGAGTCTGGAGGTCCTTGCCGCGTTCCTTGACAAGGAAGAAATGTAA
- a CDS encoding ATP-binding protein has protein sequence MLRLSTSRIAHDMVAVAVADTGAGLAPEGRDRLFPPFVTTKSTGMEIGLSICRRMVESRRQLWAEHNAGGGTATLQKAAPA, from the coding sequence GTGCTGCGGCTTTCAACCTCCCGCATTGCACATGACATGGTTGCAGTGGCAGTAGCCGACACCGGCGCCGGTTTAGCGCCGGAGGGACGCGACCGCCTGTTCCCACCCTTCGTGACCACCAAATCCACCGGCATGGAGATTGGTCTGTCGATCTGTCGGCGAATGGTCGAGTCGAGGAGGCAGTTGTGGGCCGAGCACAACGCAGGAGGCGGGACAGCAACGCTGCAAAAAGCCGCGCCCGCTTGA